DNA sequence from the Janibacter sp. CX7 genome:
CACGCCCCGGTGCCCACGGGTCCCGACGCCTGGGCCCTGTGGCTCTACACCTCGGGCACGACCGGCAAGCCCAAGGGCGCGATGCACCGGCACGACAACCTCCGCATCGTCACCGAGACCTACGGCGCTCAGGTCCTCGGCATCACGTCGGAGGACCGGTGCCTGTCGGTGGCGAAGCTCTTCTTCGCCTACGGCATCGGCAACTCGATGTTCTTCCCGCTGTCGGTGGGGGCGACCGCCGTGCTCAACCCCGAGCGGCCGACCCCGACCGGCATGGCCGAGCGCATCCGCGAGGGGCGACCCACGCTCTTCTTCGGCGTCCCGACCTTCTACGCCGGCCTGCTGGCGAGCGACATCCCCGACGACACCTTCGCAGGGGTCCGGCTGGGCGCCTCGGCCGGCGAGCCGCTGCCGCGCGGGGTGCAGGAGCGGATGCTCTCGCGCTTCGGCCTCGAGATCCTCGACGGCATCGGGTCGACCGAGTGCCTGCACATCTTCCTGTCCAACCGGCCGGGTGAGATCAAGCCCGGCACGACGGGTAAGGCCGTTCCGGGCTACGACCTCGAGATCCGTGACCTCGACGGCGCCCTCGTCCCCGACGGCGAGCCGGGCACCCTCTTCGTGCGGGGTGCCTCCGCCGCGCTCGGCTACTGGCGTCGCGCCGAGGCCACCCGCACCGTCTTCCAGGGGGAGTGGCTCAACACCGGCGACACCTATGTCCGCGACAGCGAGGGCTACTACGCCTGCATGGGCCGGGCCACCGACCTGCTCAAGGCCGGCGGCATCTGGGTCAGCCCGACCGAGGTCGAGGACCGGCTCCTCGCGCACGACGCCGTCGCCGAGTGCGCCGTCGTCGGG
Encoded proteins:
- a CDS encoding benzoate-CoA ligase family protein, which translates into the protein MSDAGFNAAAWLVDRIAQERGDHPAVETPTQTVTYTDLVDLTGRAAAGLRSLGLRRDDRVVFVANDDVALFAGILGAIRGGFVAVPVSTMYGPDELAEIIADSGAVALVASSTYAEAAVRAAGRCPELRHVVWDGDPGAVAADLGDVGQQSWDELVARGAQADPAEHAPVPTGPDAWALWLYTSGTTGKPKGAMHRHDNLRIVTETYGAQVLGITSEDRCLSVAKLFFAYGIGNSMFFPLSVGATAVLNPERPTPTGMAERIREGRPTLFFGVPTFYAGLLASDIPDDTFAGVRLGASAGEPLPRGVQERMLSRFGLEILDGIGSTECLHIFLSNRPGEIKPGTTGKAVPGYDLEIRDLDGALVPDGEPGTLFVRGASAALGYWRRAEATRTVFQGEWLNTGDTYVRDSEGYYACMGRATDLLKAGGIWVSPTEVEDRLLAHDAVAECAVVGQEDADGLVKPVAVVVTRGQVTADELDAWCREGLAPFKRPRHVYFVDELPKTATGKMQRFKVRALVKELAAMEVVS